The sequence CGCAGAACGCCTTGATAATTTCCAAGAGGATTGCGGTTTTCTACAGGTAGTTGTCGACGCGGGTCTTGCCGATGTACACCGCACTTCCCTGTTTACGAGTCCGTTCGAGCAGTGAGAGAAGCCGGATTTTGCGCAAGACATCGCGAAAACGGCGCACTCCGCTCTCGTGGGTGAAGTTCGTCATGAGGGTGAGTTGTTCTAAGCGCCGTCCACGCACCGTGAGTTTCCCTTTTTCACGCTCGATGCGGTAGTCGAGCATGCGATCGGTGGTTTCACCCGGGCGCAGGATCTGCAGCGGCCCCTCGCTGTCGCTGGCTTCGTGCGTGCGTGCGCGCCGGTCTTTGAGCACGATCGGCAGTAGGTCCGTGACGAGCGCGTCGGTTCCATGTCGTGTTGCCGCAGAAATGTGTGTGGCCACCGGAACTTTGGAGCGTTTCAGTGCAGAGATCACCGGCCCGGCGGAATCAGGACTGAGGTCTGTCTTGTTGAGGACGATGATCTCCGGTTTCTTCGCAAGCAATGGCGAGAAGGCCTTCAGTTCTTTGCGGATGGCCCGGTAATCCGCGACGAGGGCTTTGGGGTTCACGGTGCCGTCGTGCTCCAGTGCGCGCGAGAGATCGAGCAGGTGAATGAGCACGCCGCAGCGCTCGATGTGGCGGAGGAATTGGTCGCCCAGTCCTTTGCCTTCGCTCGCCCCCTCAATGAGACCCGGTACGTCACACAGCACGAAGCTCCTTCCTTTGGCGTGCACAACACCCAGATTCGGAACGAGCGTGGTGAACGGATACGGGGCGATCTTTGGCCGGGCGGCACTCACGACGGAAATCAGGGTGGACTTGCCCACGCTCGGATACCCGATGATTCCCACGTCCGCGACCAGCTTCAGTTCGAGTTGTACCCCTCTCTGTTCCCCGGGTTCCCCCACTTCGGCGAAATCGGGTCTGCGGCGCACGGAGCTCTTGAAGTGCTCGTTGCCAAAGCCGCCCCGCCCGCCCCGGGCGACGATGACGCGATCATCGGGCAGACGCAGATCGGCGAGTACCTTGTGAGTAGCGGCGTCCGTGACGACCGTGCCGGGAGGCACCGCGAGCACGAGGTCCTTGCCATCCCGCCCGTGGCACTGCTTGCCGCTCCCCGGCTGTCCGGGTTCCGCTGCGAATCGTTTCTTGGCTGCGAAGTCACTTAGAGTGTCGGTATTCGGATTGGCGACGAGGACGATGTCGCCGCCCCACCCGCCATCCCCGCCATCCGGTCCGCCTTTGGGGATGTACTTTTCGCGCCTCCACGACACACAGCCGTTCCCGCCGTTCCCGCCGGTGACCGCAATGGTGGCTTCATCGAGGAACATGCGCTGATTGTATCGGTTTTTTCTGTGTTCGTACTAGACATCCCGGTGATTCCTCCTAGCATGCCCCCCTCATGAGCGAGGTCACTACTCTGGAACAGCAGGCGGATTCAGGGCTCATGCTTGAGCCAGATGAGCTTGAGTCGTGGATACGAACGGCAGAGGAACAATGCGGCCTGATCGTTCAGGGAGACAAAAAGATGCTCAGGGCTCTTGAGGAACTCGTTCTTCTGCGGCGGTCGCAAGCCATTACCACCCTCATCGGGGAACCGGGAACAGGAAAAGAAAAGTTTGCGAGATTCGTTCACGTGTTAAAGAACCCGAGTCGGCCATTTGTCGATGTGAACATGGCTGGAATTAGCGAGCACCTGTTTGAGAGTGAGCTCTTTGGACATGCCAAAGGGGCATTCACCGGAGCGAACGGGGGCCGTGTCGGCCGTTTCGAACAGGCAGCGGACGGGACGCTCTTCTTGGATGAAATCGGGGACATGCCATACGATCGTCAAGGTCTGCTCCTCCGTGCGCTCGAGCAACGCACGTTCAGCCCCGTCGGTGACAACAGGCAGCTCGCGCTGAAGGCGAGCATCGTGTGCGCGACGAATGCCGACATCCACCATGCAGCGAATATCGGAAAGATGAGACGCGATCTCCACGATCGTCTGTGCAGGTGTGTTGTGGTCATTCCGTCATACGAAGAACGGTCGCAGGAGCACAAAGTAAGCGTGATTCGGTACCTGACCAGAAAGATCGGATCCGCGTTGCGCTGTCCCGAACTGACATTGGATAGAGAAGCCCTTCAGCTTCTTCTGCAGTATCCCATCGACGGGAATGTCCGGGGCATTGAGAATGTGTTGGAAAGGGCCGGAACGTACGCCGTCGCTCGGGGGCAGACACGGATCGATATGGTTCACATGCAGAGGGCGCTCGAAGAGGTGGAGAAGTCACAAGATTCTTCGCCCCAAAGTACTCATTTGCTCTCTCAGCTCATTCGACAGGCAATGTCGCAGGGTCTGCATTCCACTCTTGAGCCGTTGAGAAGCAAAATTGTGCGTGCGGTCCTGGAGCATGCAGGTGGGAAACAGGTGAGGGCCGCAAGGCTGCTAGGGATCACGCGGCAGACGCTGGGAAGATATCTTTCAGACTGACAGAGATGAAGCTTTTAGACGATGTGCCAATCTCTTGACGGTCGTGGATTAGCACTCTAAACTTGCGAGTGCTAATTGAGCATTTTCCCCTTCACCTATGTCCAAGATCATCGGAATCGACCTCGGAACCACCAATTCCTGCGTTGCTGTCGTCGAAGGCGGCGAGCCGGTGGTGATCCCCAATGCGGAGGGCAATCGCACGACTCCTTCAGTCGTCACCTATAAAGATGACGGCGAGATTCTCGTGGGTGTCACTGCAAAACGTCAGGCCGTCACGAACCCCAAGCTCACGGTTTCCTCCGCCAAGCGGTTCATCGGGCGTCGTTTCGACGAAGTGCGTGAAGAAGCCGCGCACATGTCCTTTTCGGTGGTCGAGGGGAAGGAGGGACGCGCCATGATGGAGGTGCAGGGCAAGAAGATGCTCCCGCAGGAGGTGAGCGCGCAGGTGCTGCAGAAACTGAAGAGGGATGCCGAGGCGTACCTGGGAACGAAAGTCGAGAAAGCCGTGATCACCGTGCCGGCGTACTTCGACGATTCGCAGCGTCAGGCCACCAAGGAGGCCGGCGAGATCGCGGGGCTCGAAGTGGTGCGCATCATCAATGAACCGACGGCTGCGGCGCTCGCCTACGGTTTGGACAAGGGGCATGAGCACACGATCGTCGTGTACGACCTAGGAGGAGGCACGTTCGATGTCTCGGTGCTGGAATTGGGAGAAGGCGTCTTCGAAGTCCGGGCGACGAACGGTGACACGCACCTGGGCGGCGACGACTTTGATCGCGTGGTGGTGGAGTGGATGATCGCCGAATTCAAGAAGGAGCAGGGGGTGGATCTCGGCAAAGATCCCATCGCGCTGCAGCGCATCCGCGAGGCCGCTGAGAAAGCCAAGATCGAGCTCTCGTCCGCCACACAGACCGAGATCAACCTGCCGTTCATCACGGCAGACAGCTCCGGACCCAAGCACTGCACCCTCAAACTCTCGCGCGCCAAATTGGAGTCGCTCGTATCGGACCTGATCGAGCGCACAGTGGCGCCGTGCGAAGCAGCGCTCAAAGATGCCAAACTCAAGAAATCGGAAATTCATGAAGTAGTGTTGGTTGGAGGCATGACGCGCATGCCGGCAGTGCAGGCGAAGGTGAAGGAACTCTTCGGACGTGAGCCCCACATGGGAGTCAATCCGGACGAGGTCGTGGCGATCGGCGCCGCGGTGCAGGGCGGAGTGCTCGGTGGAGACATTCACAAGGATATTGTGCTCGTGGACGTGACGCCGCTCTCGCTGGGCATCGAGACTCTGGGCGGAGTCGCCACCAAGCTCATCGAGCGCAATACCAAGATCCCGACCAAGAAGAGCCAGGTCTTCTCGACTGCGGCTGATCACCAGCCTTCCGTCGAGGTGCACATCACGCAGGGCGAGCGCGAGATGGCGGGGGATAACAAGTCGCTCGGGCGCTTCATCCTCGATGGCATTCCTCCGGCTCCGCGGGGAGTGCCGCAGATCGAGGTGACGTTCGACATCGACACGAACGGCATTCTGCACGTGACCGCGAAGGATCTGGGTACCGCGAAGGAGCAGCACATCACGATCCAGGGTTCCACAGGGCTTTCGAAGGACGAAGTGGAGCAGATGAAGAAGGATGCCGAGTTGCACGCCGAAGACGACAAGAAGAAGCGGGAGCTCATCGACCAGCGCAATCAGGCCGATGCCCTCGTCTTCAATTTGGAGAAGCAGATGCGCGAGTATGACGCCAAGATTCCCGATGACCTCAAGAAGAAGGTGAATACCCGCATCAGTGAAGTGAAGGAGGTGCTCAAGAAGGAAGGAGCTTCGGCGGATGAGATCAAGAAGGCAACCGACGCGCTCTCAACGGAGGCGATGGAGATCGGCAAGTTGGTCTACGAAGCTGCGCAGAAGAAAGGGAAGGAAGGTGAGGAAGGGAAGAAAGGAAAAGTTGTGGATGCGGAAGTGGTGGATGAGGAAAAGAAGAAGTAGTTGTCCTCTTTGTTCACAGTTCCGTTGCACGCTCTCCTCCTGCAAGGATGTGCGCGATCACTTGCCCGCCGCAGTATTTCTCCACAAGCGCCTGCAATTCCACAAGGATTTCCTGCAGCGGATCATCTGGATCCAGGCTCTCGATGATGAGGATCGCGTTCGTGGTCGCTTCTGTCAGTTTCGTTCGATCGGCCTCCCGCCAGTTCATTCTGCGGCAGAGAACTCCCTCCGCATCTTTGTACACGAGTTCGCCTGCTGCGGGAGGTTCATTCTGCGTTTCACCAAGTGCAATGAAGGCTTCTGATCCCGTTGCCCGATCAAGCACGATGTCTCCGACGCACCGGTCCAGATCTTCTCCTCCGACAGGGAGAAGATGCTTCAAGGAGAGGATGTTGTAGAGGTCCACGAATGTATTGATTGACGGGAGGGAGCCTCCCTTCAGTACCCGCTTGGCAAGCGCGAAGTGCGAGGGGTAGTACCGCTTGGGGTTATTGCCGAAGGCGCGGTGCGCCTCGAAGAACTGCACGATGTGTGGGGCATCCTTGAAGGTTTCATCCGTGGTGCGGGAGCGAAGAGCGGCCTCGGCTTCGCGCAGGAGGAGAGCGACTTCCGGGTGTGCATCTCTGTTCGAAGCTCCTTTGATGGAGAGTACGCCGACGCGCAGTGCCGGCAGGAGGTTGAAGACGGCGGGGGTGATGGAGAGATGCATGGATCAGAGTTTCTTCCCGACGAATTCCGCCAGCTCCACGAGCCGGCAGCTGTACCCCCACTCGTTGTCGTACCAAGCCAGGACCTTGGCGAGCGTAGAGCCGAT is a genomic window of Candidatus Peribacter riflensis containing:
- a CDS encoding lysyl-tRNA synthetase, class II, yielding MHLSITPAVFNLLPALRVGVLSIKGASNRDAHPEVALLLREAEAALRSRTTDETFKDAPHIVQFFEAHRAFGNNPKRYYPSHFALAKRVLKGGSLPSINTFVDLYNILSLKHLLPVGGEDLDRCVGDIVLDRATGSEAFIALGETQNEPPAAGELVYKDAEGVLCRRMNWREADRTKLTEATTNAILIIESLDPDDPLQEILVELQALVEKYCGGQVIAHILAGGERATEL
- a CDS encoding Obg family GTPase CgtA, with amino-acid sequence MFLDEATIAVTGGNGGNGCVSWRREKYIPKGGPDGGDGGWGGDIVLVANPNTDTLSDFAAKKRFAAEPGQPGSGKQCHGRDGKDLVLAVPPGTVVTDAATHKVLADLRLPDDRVIVARGGRGGFGNEHFKSSVRRRPDFAEVGEPGEQRGVQLELKLVADVGIIGYPSVGKSTLISVVSAARPKIAPYPFTTLVPNLGVVHAKGRSFVLCDVPGLIEGASEGKGLGDQFLRHIERCGVLIHLLDLSRALEHDGTVNPKALVADYRAIRKELKAFSPLLAKKPEIIVLNKTDLSPDSAGPVISALKRSKVPVATHISAATRHGTDALVTDLLPIVLKDRRARTHEASDSEGPLQILRPGETTDRMLDYRIEREKGKLTVRGRRLEQLTLMTNFTHESGVRRFRDVLRKIRLLSLLERTRKQGSAVYIGKTRVDNYL
- a CDS encoding two component sigma54 specific Fis family transcriptional regulator is translated as MSEVTTLEQQADSGLMLEPDELESWIRTAEEQCGLIVQGDKKMLRALEELVLLRRSQAITTLIGEPGTGKEKFARFVHVLKNPSRPFVDVNMAGISEHLFESELFGHAKGAFTGANGGRVGRFEQAADGTLFLDEIGDMPYDRQGLLLRALEQRTFSPVGDNRQLALKASIVCATNADIHHAANIGKMRRDLHDRLCRCVVVIPSYEERSQEHKVSVIRYLTRKIGSALRCPELTLDREALQLLLQYPIDGNVRGIENVLERAGTYAVARGQTRIDMVHMQRALEEVEKSQDSSPQSTHLLSQLIRQAMSQGLHSTLEPLRSKIVRAVLEHAGGKQVRAARLLGITRQTLGRYLSD
- a CDS encoding molecular chaperone DnaK, which gives rise to MSKIIGIDLGTTNSCVAVVEGGEPVVIPNAEGNRTTPSVVTYKDDGEILVGVTAKRQAVTNPKLTVSSAKRFIGRRFDEVREEAAHMSFSVVEGKEGRAMMEVQGKKMLPQEVSAQVLQKLKRDAEAYLGTKVEKAVITVPAYFDDSQRQATKEAGEIAGLEVVRIINEPTAAALAYGLDKGHEHTIVVYDLGGGTFDVSVLELGEGVFEVRATNGDTHLGGDDFDRVVVEWMIAEFKKEQGVDLGKDPIALQRIREAAEKAKIELSSATQTEINLPFITADSSGPKHCTLKLSRAKLESLVSDLIERTVAPCEAALKDAKLKKSEIHEVVLVGGMTRMPAVQAKVKELFGREPHMGVNPDEVVAIGAAVQGGVLGGDIHKDIVLVDVTPLSLGIETLGGVATKLIERNTKIPTKKSQVFSTAADHQPSVEVHITQGEREMAGDNKSLGRFILDGIPPAPRGVPQIEVTFDIDTNGILHVTAKDLGTAKEQHITIQGSTGLSKDEVEQMKKDAELHAEDDKKKRELIDQRNQADALVFNLEKQMREYDAKIPDDLKKKVNTRISEVKEVLKKEGASADEIKKATDALSTEAMEIGKLVYEAAQKKGKEGEEGKKGKVVDAEVVDEEKKK